The Rhinatrema bivittatum chromosome 4, aRhiBiv1.1, whole genome shotgun sequence genome window below encodes:
- the LOC115089336 gene encoding WAS/WASL-interacting protein family member 3-like, whose amino-acid sequence MMQEVTSAEEKEEEEEEPPPLPAPSLPSPSPPHPQDVQSVPPPAATPLTMLLSPTPPPPTPVPPDSPAMEAEEVIVIDDDVQVAPEAPGAGHRFEAGAASWEGPREQPRPPPMEAHLDAMLALQEQLTRGLDVMEGLMVQTVAILQDLRHGQQEIIELLHSMAAAQSLLVMSWAPLGWPPSPRRQ is encoded by the exons ATGATGCAAGAGGT TACTTctgctgaggagaaggaggaggaggaggaggaaccacCACCCTTACCAGCACCCTCGTTACCCTCACCCTCACCGCCACATCCACAAG ATGTGCAATCGGTGCCACCGCCAGCAGCAACGCCACTGACGATGCTGTTATCACCCACGCCACCACCCCCAACCCCCGTTCCTCCAGACTCACCAGCTATGGAAGCCGAGGAGGTTATCGTCATTGATGACGATGTCCAGGTCGCACCAGAGGCACCAGGAGCGGGTCACCGGTTCGAGGCTGGCGCAGCATCTTGGGAAGGGCCACGGGAGCAGCCCAGGCCACCTCCCATGGAGGCACACTTGGATGCtatgctggctctccaggagcagTTGACCCGCGGCCTGGATGTCATGGAGGGCCTGATGGTGCAGACAGTGGCCATCCTCCAGGACCTGCGGCATGGCCAGCAGGAAATTATTGAGCTGCTGCATTCCATGGCAGCAGCTCAGTCGCTTCTGGTTATGTCCTGGGCTCCTCTAGGATGGCCACCGTCTCCCCGTCGTCAATGA